The Klebsiella sp. RHBSTW-00484 genome includes a window with the following:
- a CDS encoding adenylosuccinate synthase, whose protein sequence is MGNNVVVLGTQWGDEGKGKIVDLLTERAKYVVRYQGGHNAGHTLVINGEKTVLHLIPSGILRENVTSIIGNGVVLSPAALMKEMKGLEDRGIPVRERLLLSEACPLILDYHVALDVAREKARGAKAIGTTGRGIGPAYEDKVARRGLRVGDLFDKATFADKLKEVMEYHNFQLVNFYKVEAVDYQKVLDDVMAIADILTAMVVDVSDLLDQARQRGDFVMFEGAQGTLLDIDHGTYPYVTSSNTTAGGVATGSGLGPRYVDYVLGIIKAYSTRVGAGPFPTELFDDIGEFLCKQGNEFGATTGRRRRTGWLDAVAVRRAVQINSLSGFCLTKLDVLDGLKEVKICVAYRMPDGREVTTTPLAADNWEGIEPIYETMPGWSETTFGVKERSGLPQAALNYIARIEELTGVPVDIISTGPDRTETMILRDPFDA, encoded by the coding sequence ATGGGTAACAACGTCGTCGTACTGGGCACCCAATGGGGTGACGAAGGTAAAGGGAAGATCGTCGATCTCCTGACTGAACGGGCTAAATATGTTGTGCGCTACCAGGGTGGTCACAACGCAGGCCATACTCTCGTAATCAACGGTGAAAAAACCGTCCTCCATCTCATTCCATCAGGCATTCTTCGTGAAAATGTTACCAGCATTATCGGTAACGGCGTCGTGCTGTCTCCTGCTGCACTGATGAAAGAGATGAAAGGACTGGAAGACCGTGGTATCCCTGTCCGTGAGCGTCTGCTGCTGTCTGAAGCCTGCCCGCTTATCCTCGATTATCATGTTGCGCTGGATGTTGCGCGTGAGAAAGCGCGTGGCGCGAAAGCTATCGGTACTACCGGTCGCGGTATCGGCCCGGCTTATGAAGATAAAGTAGCTCGCCGCGGTCTGCGCGTTGGTGACCTGTTTGATAAAGCAACCTTCGCTGACAAACTGAAAGAAGTGATGGAATATCACAACTTCCAGTTGGTGAATTTCTACAAAGTTGAAGCGGTTGACTACCAGAAAGTTCTGGATGATGTGATGGCGATTGCCGACATCCTGACAGCCATGGTTGTTGATGTCTCCGATCTTCTGGATCAGGCGCGTCAACGTGGCGATTTTGTGATGTTCGAAGGTGCGCAGGGTACGCTGCTGGATATTGACCACGGTACCTACCCGTACGTAACCTCTTCCAACACCACCGCAGGTGGCGTGGCCACCGGTTCCGGTCTGGGCCCACGTTATGTTGATTACGTTCTGGGTATCATCAAAGCCTATTCTACTCGTGTAGGTGCGGGTCCATTCCCGACTGAACTGTTTGATGACATCGGCGAGTTCCTGTGCAAGCAGGGTAACGAGTTTGGCGCCACTACCGGCCGTCGTCGTCGTACCGGTTGGCTTGACGCCGTCGCGGTGCGCCGTGCGGTGCAGATTAACTCCCTGTCTGGCTTCTGCCTGACTAAACTGGACGTCCTGGACGGCCTGAAAGAAGTTAAAATCTGCGTAGCCTACCGTATGCCGGATGGCCGTGAAGTGACCACCACTCCGCTGGCTGCTGACAACTGGGAAGGTATTGAACCAATTTATGAAACAATGCCAGGTTGGTCTGAAACCACCTTCGGCGTGAAAGAGCGCAGCGGCCTGCCGCAGGCAGCGCTGAACTATATCGCGCGCATTGAAGAACTCACCGGCGTACCGGTTGATATCATCTCTACCGGTCCTGACCGTACCGAGACGATGATTCTGCGCGACCCGTTTGACGCATAA
- a CDS encoding DUF2065 domain-containing protein, with protein MNSTIWLALALVLVLEGLGPLLYPRAWRRMVATMSQLPDNLLRRFGGGLVVAGIVIYYMLRKTIG; from the coding sequence ATGAACTCAACAATCTGGTTGGCACTGGCGCTGGTTTTAGTACTTGAAGGACTCGGGCCATTACTTTACCCACGGGCATGGCGGCGAATGGTCGCCACGATGAGCCAGTTGCCGGATAATTTATTGCGCCGTTTTGGCGGTGGTCTTGTGGTTGCCGGTATCGTGATCTACTACATGTTGAGGAAAACGATTGGCTGA
- the hflC gene encoding protease modulator HflC, protein MRKSVIAIIVIVLVVLYMSVFVVKEGERGISLRFGKVLRDDENKPLVYEPGLHFKIPFIESVKMLDARIQTMDNQADRFVTKEKKDLIVDSYIKWRISDFSRYYLATGGGDVSQAEVLLKRKFSDRLRSEIGRLDVKDIVTDSRGRLTLEVRDALNSGSAGTEDEVSTPAADDAIAKAAERVEAETNGKVKVINPNSMAALGIEVVDVRIKQINLPAEVSEAIYNRMRAEREAVARRHRSQGQEEAEKLRATADYEVTKTLAESERQGRIMRGEGDAEAAKLFADAFSQDPGFYAFIRSLRAYENSFQSNQDVMVLSPDSDFFRYMKSPAATTH, encoded by the coding sequence ATGCGTAAATCTGTTATCGCGATAATTGTCATCGTGCTGGTGGTGCTCTACATGTCCGTCTTTGTTGTTAAAGAAGGCGAGCGCGGTATTAGCCTGCGCTTTGGTAAAGTTCTGCGCGACGATGAAAACAAACCACTGGTCTATGAGCCGGGCCTGCACTTTAAGATCCCGTTCATTGAATCAGTGAAAATGCTGGATGCGCGTATCCAGACCATGGATAACCAGGCCGATCGCTTTGTGACCAAAGAGAAGAAAGACCTGATCGTTGATTCGTACATCAAGTGGCGCATCAGCGACTTCAGTCGTTACTATCTGGCAACTGGCGGCGGCGACGTCTCCCAGGCCGAGGTTCTGCTGAAGCGTAAATTCTCTGACCGTCTGCGTTCTGAAATTGGGCGTCTGGATGTGAAAGACATCGTAACGGACTCCCGTGGTCGTTTGACTCTGGAAGTGCGTGATGCGCTGAACTCTGGTTCTGCAGGCACAGAAGATGAAGTCAGCACCCCGGCTGCTGATGATGCGATTGCCAAAGCGGCAGAGCGTGTTGAAGCAGAAACTAACGGTAAGGTGAAAGTGATCAACCCGAATAGTATGGCGGCACTGGGTATTGAAGTTGTCGACGTACGAATCAAACAGATCAACCTTCCTGCTGAAGTCTCTGAAGCGATCTACAACCGTATGCGCGCTGAACGTGAAGCCGTAGCTCGTCGTCACCGTTCGCAGGGTCAGGAAGAAGCTGAAAAACTGCGCGCGACTGCGGACTATGAAGTCACCAAAACGTTGGCCGAGTCTGAGCGTCAGGGACGTATCATGCGTGGTGAGGGTGATGCTGAAGCAGCGAAGCTGTTTGCTGATGCCTTCAGCCAGGATCCGGGTTTCTATGCCTTTATCCGTAGCCTGCGTGCTTACGAGAATAGCTTCCAGAGCAATCAGGATGTGATGGTTCTCAGCCCGGATAGTGATTTCTTCCGCTATATGAAATCACCTGCGGCGACCACCCACTGA
- the hflK gene encoding FtsH protease activity modulator HflK, which translates to MAWNQPGNNGQDRDPWGSSNNQGGNSGGNGNKGGREQGPPDLDDIFRKLSKKLGGLGGGKGGLGGGSGSQGPRGPMGGRVVGIVAAAAVIIWAASGFYTIKEAERGVVTRFGKFSHLVEPGLNWKPTFVDNVQAVNVESVRELAASGVMLTSDENVVRVEMNVQYRVTDPERYLFSVTSADDSLRQATDSALRGVIGKYTMDRILTEGRTVIRSDTQRELEETIRPYNMGITLLDVNFQTARPPEEVKAAFDDAIAARENEQQYIREAEAYTNEVQPRANGQAQRILEEARAYKTQTVLEAQGEVARFAKILPEYKAAPEITRERLYIETMEKVLSHTRKVLVNDKGSNLMVLPLDQMLKGAGAPAAKSDSSGASDLLRLPPASSSSSAGNAQTSTGGNIMDQRRANAQRNDYQRQGE; encoded by the coding sequence ATGGCGTGGAATCAGCCCGGTAATAACGGACAGGACCGCGACCCGTGGGGAAGCAGCAATAACCAAGGCGGCAACTCTGGGGGAAATGGCAACAAAGGTGGTCGCGAGCAGGGACCTCCCGATCTGGATGATATCTTCCGTAAGCTAAGTAAAAAACTCGGCGGTCTGGGTGGCGGAAAAGGTGGGCTGGGAGGCGGTAGCGGCTCTCAGGGACCTCGTGGCCCAATGGGCGGACGTGTCGTTGGCATCGTTGCCGCCGCTGCGGTGATTATCTGGGCAGCCAGCGGTTTCTATACCATTAAGGAAGCTGAACGTGGTGTGGTCACACGCTTTGGTAAATTCAGCCATCTGGTTGAGCCTGGCCTTAACTGGAAACCCACTTTCGTTGATAACGTTCAGGCGGTTAACGTTGAATCAGTACGTGAACTGGCGGCTTCTGGCGTCATGTTGACCTCTGATGAAAACGTGGTGCGCGTCGAGATGAACGTGCAGTATCGCGTGACCGATCCGGAACGTTACCTGTTTAGCGTTACCAGCGCAGATGATAGCCTGCGTCAGGCCACCGACAGCGCTCTGCGTGGTGTTATCGGTAAATACACCATGGATCGTATCCTGACGGAAGGCCGTACCGTGATTCGTAGCGATACCCAGCGCGAACTGGAAGAGACGATTCGTCCGTACAACATGGGGATTACTCTGCTGGACGTTAACTTCCAGACGGCGCGTCCGCCGGAAGAAGTGAAAGCCGCGTTTGACGATGCGATTGCCGCGCGTGAAAACGAACAACAGTACATTCGTGAAGCTGAAGCATACACCAACGAAGTTCAGCCGCGAGCGAATGGTCAGGCACAGCGTATCCTTGAAGAAGCGCGTGCGTATAAAACTCAGACCGTTCTCGAAGCCCAGGGTGAGGTTGCTCGCTTTGCGAAGATCCTGCCTGAATATAAAGCAGCTCCGGAAATTACCCGCGAGCGTCTGTATATCGAAACCATGGAAAAAGTGCTGAGTCATACTCGCAAAGTGCTGGTTAACGATAAGGGGAGCAACCTGATGGTTCTGCCTCTGGATCAGATGCTGAAAGGTGCTGGCGCACCAGCGGCAAAGAGTGATAGCAGTGGCGCAAGCGATCTGCTGCGTCTGCCGCCTGCATCCAGCTCAAGCAGCGCCGGTAACGCTCAGACCTCTACGGGAGGCAACATTATGGACCAACGCCGCGCCAACGCGCAGCGTAACGACTACCAGCGTCAGGGGGAATAA
- the hflX gene encoding ribosome rescue GTPase HflX: MFDRYDAGEQAVLVHIYFSQDKDMEDLQEFETLASSAGVEAMQVITGSRKAPHPKYFVGEGKAVEIAEAVKATGASVVLFDHALSPAQERNLERLCECRVIDRTGLILDIFAQRARTHEGKLQVELAQLRHMATRLVRGWTHLERQKGGIGLRGPGETQLETDRRLLRNRIMQILSRLEKVEKQREQGRRSRAKADIPTVSLVGYTNAGKSTLFNQITEAEVYAANQLFATLDPTLRRIDVTDVGETVLADTVGFIRHLPHDLVAAFKATLQETRQATLLLHVIDAADVRVQENIDAVNTVLAEIEADEIPVLLVMNKIDMLDDFEPRIDRDEENKPIRVWLSAQTGVGVPLLFQALTERLSGEVAQHTLRLPPQEGRLRSRFYQLQAIEKEWMEDDGSVGLQVRMPIVDWRRLCKQEPALVEYVI; encoded by the coding sequence TTGTTTGACCGTTATGATGCCGGTGAGCAGGCGGTACTGGTACACATCTATTTTTCGCAAGACAAAGATATGGAAGATCTCCAGGAGTTTGAAACTCTGGCCTCTTCCGCCGGTGTCGAAGCAATGCAGGTGATTACCGGTAGCCGTAAAGCACCGCACCCGAAGTATTTTGTTGGTGAAGGTAAAGCAGTCGAAATTGCGGAAGCCGTAAAAGCGACCGGTGCATCGGTCGTGCTGTTCGATCATGCCCTGAGTCCGGCACAGGAACGAAACCTTGAACGCTTATGCGAATGTCGAGTTATCGATCGTACCGGCCTGATTTTAGATATTTTTGCCCAGCGAGCGCGCACCCACGAGGGGAAGCTGCAGGTCGAGCTGGCGCAGTTGCGGCATATGGCGACTCGCCTTGTCCGTGGCTGGACCCACCTTGAAAGGCAGAAGGGCGGGATTGGTTTACGTGGCCCGGGTGAAACCCAGCTCGAAACCGACCGCCGATTGCTGCGTAACCGTATTATGCAGATCCTGTCGCGACTGGAAAAAGTTGAAAAACAACGCGAGCAAGGACGGCGGTCACGCGCCAAAGCCGATATTCCTACCGTGTCGCTGGTAGGTTATACCAACGCCGGTAAATCAACGCTGTTTAACCAGATAACCGAAGCCGAGGTCTATGCCGCGAACCAACTGTTCGCTACCCTGGACCCGACGCTACGCCGCATTGATGTCACTGATGTTGGCGAAACCGTACTGGCGGACACCGTTGGCTTTATTCGTCATCTGCCACATGATTTGGTCGCGGCGTTTAAAGCAACTCTGCAGGAGACACGTCAGGCGACGCTGCTGCTGCACGTCATTGACGCAGCCGATGTCCGTGTGCAGGAAAATATTGATGCAGTGAATACGGTCCTCGCCGAAATCGAGGCCGATGAGATCCCGGTGCTGCTGGTTATGAACAAAATCGACATGTTGGACGATTTTGAGCCGCGTATTGACCGGGATGAAGAGAATAAACCGATCCGGGTCTGGCTCTCCGCCCAGACCGGGGTTGGCGTACCACTCCTTTTTCAGGCTTTAACGGAACGGCTTTCCGGTGAAGTAGCTCAGCACACGCTGCGTCTACCACCGCAGGAAGGTCGACTAAGAAGCCGGTTTTATCAGCTTCAGGCGATAGAAAAAGAGTGGATGGAGGATGACGGTAGCGTTGGTCTGCAGGTACGCATGCCGATCGTTGACTGGCGTCGCCTTTGTAAACAAGAGCCAGCGCTGGTCGAATACGTGATTTGA
- the hfq gene encoding RNA chaperone Hfq encodes MAKGQSLQDPFLNALRRERVPVSIYLVNGIKLQGQIESFDQFVILLKNTVSQMVYKHAISTVVPSRPVSHHSNNAGGGTNNYHHGGSAQGSSASQQDSEDAE; translated from the coding sequence ATGGCTAAGGGGCAATCTTTACAAGATCCGTTCCTGAACGCTTTGCGTCGGGAACGCGTTCCGGTTTCTATTTATTTGGTGAATGGTATTAAGCTGCAAGGGCAAATTGAGTCTTTCGATCAGTTCGTGATCCTGTTGAAAAACACGGTCAGCCAGATGGTCTATAAGCACGCAATTTCTACAGTTGTCCCGTCTCGCCCGGTGTCTCACCACAGCAATAATGCTGGCGGCGGCACAAATAACTATCACCACGGTGGTAGCGCGCAAGGCTCTTCTGCGTCGCAGCAAGACAGCGAAGACGCCGAATAA
- the miaA gene encoding tRNA (adenosine(37)-N6)-dimethylallyltransferase MiaA translates to MSDVTEASLPKVIFLMGPTASGKTALAIALRKVLPIELISVDSALIYRGMDIGTAKPDAEELSAAPHRLLDILDPAEAYSAADFRRDALAEMANIVAAGRIPLLVGGTMLYFKALLEGLSPLPSADPAVRARIEQQAAEQGWNALHQQLQEIDPVAAARIHPNDPQRLSRALEVFFISGKTLTELTQTSGDALPYKVHQFAIAPASRELLHQRIEQRFHQMLASGFEAEVRALFARGDLHTDMPSIRCVGYRQMWSYLNGEIPYDEMVYRGVCATRQLAKRQVTWLRGWEGVHWLDSEQPEQAFNKVLQVVGASLD, encoded by the coding sequence ATGAGTGATGTAACCGAGGCGAGCCTGCCTAAGGTAATATTTTTAATGGGCCCGACGGCCTCCGGTAAAACCGCGTTGGCTATCGCTTTACGTAAAGTTTTGCCCATAGAGTTGATTAGCGTTGATTCAGCCCTCATCTATCGAGGAATGGATATCGGTACGGCTAAGCCGGATGCGGAAGAGCTAAGCGCTGCGCCGCATCGACTGCTGGATATTCTTGATCCGGCTGAAGCTTATTCTGCGGCAGATTTTCGTCGCGATGCGTTGGCAGAGATGGCTAATATTGTCGCTGCCGGGCGTATTCCGCTGCTGGTCGGCGGAACAATGTTGTATTTCAAAGCGTTGTTGGAAGGATTATCGCCGTTACCTTCGGCGGATCCTGCAGTCAGAGCCAGAATTGAGCAACAAGCCGCAGAGCAAGGGTGGAACGCGTTACACCAGCAATTACAGGAGATTGATCCGGTTGCCGCGGCGCGTATTCATCCAAATGATCCGCAAAGACTTTCCCGAGCACTGGAAGTTTTTTTCATTTCGGGTAAAACTTTAACGGAACTGACGCAAACGTCAGGTGACGCTCTGCCGTATAAGGTGCATCAGTTCGCCATCGCCCCGGCGAGCCGTGAACTGCTCCATCAACGCATAGAACAGCGTTTTCATCAGATGTTGGCTTCGGGTTTTGAAGCAGAAGTACGGGCGTTATTTGCCCGGGGAGATTTGCATACGGATATGCCTTCCATTCGTTGTGTCGGATATCGCCAGATGTGGTCGTACCTTAATGGCGAGATCCCGTATGATGAAATGGTTTATCGAGGTGTTTGCGCCACGAGACAGTTAGCTAAACGTCAGGTCACCTGGCTGCGCGGTTGGGAAGGTGTCCACTGGTTAGATAGTGAACAACCTGAACAGGCGTTCAACAAAGTATTACAGGTAGTTGGTGCTAGCCTGGACTGA
- the mutL gene encoding DNA mismatch repair endonuclease MutL: MPIQVLPPQLANQIAAGEVVERPASVVKELVENSLDAGATRIDIDIERGGAKLIRIRDNGCGIKKDELALALARHATSKIASLDDLEAIISLGFRGEALASISSVARLTLTSRTEEQQEAWQAYAEGRDQNVTVKPAAHPVGTTLEVLDLFYNTPARRKFMRTEKTEFNHIDEIVRRIALARFDVTINLSHNGKAVRQYRAVSQDGQRERRLGAICGTPFLEHALAIEWQHGDLTLSGWVADPLHTNPALAEIQYCYVNGRMMRDRLINHAIRQACEDKLGANQQPAFVLYLEIDPHQVDVNVHPAKHEVRFHQSRLVHDFIYQGVLSVLQQQLSAPLAEEGDEPAPRQVPENRIAAGGNHFAQPAVAREAAPPRYHDETAAPRVNAGGLRESAASGSASGASWPHAQPGYQKQQGALYRQLLDTPVPERKPVSPTPVTEGLAGHSQSFGRVLTIVDGDCALLERDGKLALLALPVAERWLRQAQLTPSVEAVCAQPLLIPLRLKVSEGEKVALDNAQSALTQVGIELQSDAQHVTIRAVPLPLRQQNLQILIPELIGYLAQQKTFDVNNIAQWIARNLASEHGQWNMAQAIAVLADIERLCPQLVKAPPGGLLQPVDLHSAMNALKDE, encoded by the coding sequence ATGCCGATTCAGGTTCTACCGCCGCAGCTCGCCAACCAGATTGCCGCTGGTGAAGTGGTGGAACGTCCGGCGTCTGTCGTCAAAGAGTTAGTTGAAAATAGCCTCGATGCAGGGGCTACGCGTATCGATATTGATATTGAGCGCGGCGGCGCGAAGTTGATCCGCATCCGCGACAACGGCTGCGGGATTAAAAAAGACGAACTGGCGTTGGCGCTGGCGCGTCATGCCACCAGTAAAATCGCCTCGCTTGATGATCTGGAAGCGATAATCAGCCTCGGATTTCGTGGTGAAGCCTTAGCCAGTATCAGTTCTGTCGCCCGCCTGACGCTAACCTCGCGTACTGAGGAGCAGCAAGAAGCCTGGCAGGCCTACGCAGAAGGGCGCGATCAGAACGTTACCGTCAAACCGGCGGCGCACCCGGTGGGAACAACGCTGGAAGTACTGGATCTGTTTTATAACACCCCCGCTCGCCGCAAATTCATGCGTACCGAAAAAACCGAGTTTAATCATATCGACGAGATCGTGCGGCGCATCGCGCTGGCGCGTTTCGACGTCACGATTAACCTCAGCCACAACGGTAAAGCGGTGCGACAGTATCGCGCCGTGTCACAGGATGGTCAGCGTGAACGGCGGCTGGGGGCGATTTGCGGTACGCCGTTTCTTGAACATGCCCTGGCTATCGAGTGGCAGCACGGCGATCTTACCCTTAGCGGCTGGGTGGCCGATCCTCTGCATACGAATCCAGCGCTGGCAGAAATTCAGTATTGCTACGTCAACGGACGGATGATGCGTGACCGCCTGATTAATCATGCAATTCGTCAGGCTTGTGAAGATAAGCTGGGGGCCAATCAGCAGCCCGCTTTTGTGCTTTACCTGGAAATCGATCCGCACCAGGTGGATGTGAATGTTCATCCGGCGAAGCATGAAGTTCGTTTTCATCAGTCGCGGCTGGTTCATGATTTTATTTATCAAGGCGTGCTGAGCGTGCTTCAGCAGCAGCTGAGTGCGCCATTGGCAGAAGAGGGCGATGAACCTGCGCCTCGCCAGGTGCCGGAGAATCGCATTGCGGCAGGCGGCAACCATTTCGCCCAGCCGGCGGTTGCGCGTGAAGCGGCGCCTCCCCGATATCATGATGAGACTGCTGCGCCGCGCGTTAATGCGGGAGGGTTGCGAGAATCCGCCGCTTCGGGTTCCGCTAGTGGAGCAAGTTGGCCCCATGCGCAGCCAGGCTATCAAAAACAGCAGGGTGCGCTGTATCGCCAACTGCTGGATACTCCGGTCCCGGAGCGAAAGCCAGTATCACCCACACCAGTGACAGAAGGATTGGCTGGACACAGCCAAAGCTTTGGTCGCGTGTTGACGATTGTTGATGGCGACTGCGCGCTGCTTGAGCGCGATGGCAAGTTAGCGTTATTGGCACTGCCGGTTGCAGAACGCTGGCTGCGTCAGGCGCAACTGACGCCCAGCGTAGAAGCGGTTTGCGCCCAGCCGCTGCTTATCCCGCTGCGGCTAAAAGTGTCTGAAGGGGAAAAAGTCGCGCTGGATAACGCGCAATCGGCGCTGACGCAGGTCGGTATTGAGCTGCAATCTGATGCGCAGCACGTGACTATTCGGGCGGTGCCTTTACCCTTAAGACAACAAAATTTACAAATCTTGATTCCTGAACTGATAGGCTACCTGGCGCAGCAAAAAACATTCGACGTCAACAATATTGCCCAGTGGATAGCGCGCAATCTGGCGAGTGAGCACGGGCAGTGGAATATGGCTCAGGCGATTGCTGTCCTGGCGGATATAGAACGTTTGTGCCCGCAGCTGGTTAAAGCGCCGCCGGGTGGTCTGTTACAACCTGTTGATTTACATTCGGCGATGAATGCCCTGAAAGATGAGTGA